From the genome of Bosea sp. Tri-49, one region includes:
- a CDS encoding GlsB/YeaQ/YmgE family stress response membrane protein encodes MTRARKSAKPDRIVPDDKIEILPPGRKLAVDWPRLLPPVAFGTAAGFIASLVVGGGGFLRHAVVGLLGMLVGQGIVRVTGWRASTGYRFLDSMAMAVIGAILVVLLARFIA; translated from the coding sequence ATGACGCGCGCCCGCAAATCCGCCAAGCCCGATCGGATCGTCCCAGACGACAAGATCGAGATTCTGCCACCAGGAAGGAAGCTCGCGGTCGACTGGCCGAGGCTCCTGCCGCCGGTCGCATTCGGCACCGCCGCGGGCTTCATCGCCAGCCTGGTGGTTGGTGGCGGCGGTTTTCTGCGCCATGCCGTAGTCGGCCTGCTCGGCATGCTGGTCGGGCAGGGTATCGTGCGCGTCACCGGCTGGCGCGCGAGCACCGGCTATCGTTTTCTCGATTCGATGGCGATGGCGGTGATCGGCGCGATTCTGGTCGTGCTACTCGCCCGTTTCATCGCCTAG
- a CDS encoding GlsB/YeaQ/YmgE family stress response membrane protein, producing the protein MDLRAILVAIAIGAVAGWLASIVVGGGGLIRYIITGLIGAFVGSFLLQALGVSLGIGNPLVSQIVTATIGAIVVVFLARLIA; encoded by the coding sequence ATGGATTTGCGCGCAATCCTCGTCGCCATCGCCATCGGCGCCGTCGCCGGCTGGCTCGCTAGCATCGTTGTCGGTGGCGGCGGGCTAATCCGCTATATCATCACCGGCCTGATCGGTGCCTTCGTCGGCAGCTTCCTGCTGCAGGCGCTGGGAGTTAGCCTCGGCATCGGCAACCCGCTGGTCTCGCAGATCGTCACCGCGACGATCGGCGCGATCGTGGTGGTGTTCCTGGCCCGGTTGATCGCCTGA
- a CDS encoding GlsB/YeaQ/YmgE family stress response membrane protein, which yields MNDQIYAALGTPGYGFFMTLLIGIIAGWIAERVTSSDHGLFTNIIVGVAGSFVGSRIAELMDISIFGFWRTLIAAVAGACLLIVVWRAVRN from the coding sequence ATGAACGATCAAATCTATGCCGCGCTCGGCACGCCGGGCTACGGCTTCTTCATGACGCTGCTGATCGGCATCATCGCCGGCTGGATCGCCGAGCGCGTCACCTCGTCCGACCACGGGCTCTTCACCAACATCATCGTCGGGGTCGCCGGCTCCTTCGTCGGCAGCCGCATCGCCGAACTCATGGATATCTCGATCTTCGGCTTCTGGCGCACCCTGATCGCGGCGGTCGCCGGCGCCTGTCTGCTGATCGTGGTCTGGCGCGCAGTGCGCAACTGA